A stretch of Anaeromyxobacter dehalogenans 2CP-1 DNA encodes these proteins:
- the tgt gene encoding tRNA guanosine(34) transglycosylase Tgt: MIRFQLLAEDAAARRGRLETAHGTIETPVFMPVGTAATVKTLEPRDLQALGAGIVLANTYHLYLRPGHERIQRLGRLHRFMSWPGAVLTDSGGFQVFSLGEKGAGRERGGPGLVEIAEEGVTFRSHLDGSRHFLSPERAIEVQEALGADVIMAFDECPPALADRAYHELSLARTQRWLVRCREAWREIEAREGPRCALFGIAQGGLFGDLRARAIEEAAALDLPGYALGGYAVGETPAEMWDGVARDAPRLPREKPRYLMGVGTPEDLLAGIAAGVDLFDCVLPTRTARNGLLFTSRGKLVIRNARYADDERPADPECGCYACRTFTRAYLRHLFKAGEILALRANTLHNLHFYLSLMADARRAIEEGRFAAFRAERLAAWRADGDG, from the coding sequence GTGATCCGCTTCCAGCTCCTCGCCGAGGACGCCGCCGCCCGCCGCGGCCGGCTCGAGACCGCGCACGGCACCATCGAGACGCCGGTGTTCATGCCGGTGGGCACCGCCGCCACGGTGAAGACGCTCGAGCCGCGCGACCTCCAGGCGCTGGGCGCCGGCATCGTGCTCGCGAACACGTACCACCTGTACCTGCGCCCCGGGCACGAGCGGATCCAGCGCCTCGGCCGGCTGCACCGCTTCATGTCCTGGCCGGGCGCGGTGCTCACCGACTCGGGCGGCTTCCAGGTCTTCAGCCTGGGCGAGAAGGGCGCCGGCCGCGAGCGCGGCGGGCCCGGCCTGGTCGAGATCGCGGAGGAGGGCGTCACCTTCCGCAGCCACCTCGACGGCTCGCGCCACTTCCTCTCGCCGGAGCGGGCGATCGAGGTCCAGGAGGCGCTCGGCGCCGACGTGATCATGGCGTTCGACGAGTGCCCGCCGGCGCTCGCCGACCGCGCCTACCACGAGCTGTCGCTGGCGCGGACGCAGCGCTGGCTGGTGCGGTGCCGCGAGGCCTGGCGCGAGATCGAGGCGCGCGAGGGGCCGCGCTGCGCGCTGTTCGGCATCGCGCAGGGCGGGCTGTTCGGAGACCTGCGGGCGCGGGCCATCGAGGAGGCGGCCGCGCTGGACCTGCCCGGCTACGCGCTGGGCGGCTACGCGGTGGGCGAGACGCCGGCCGAGATGTGGGACGGCGTGGCCCGGGACGCGCCGCGGCTGCCGCGCGAGAAGCCGCGCTACCTCATGGGCGTGGGCACGCCGGAGGACCTGCTGGCGGGGATCGCCGCCGGCGTGGACCTGTTCGACTGCGTGCTCCCCACCCGCACCGCGCGCAACGGCCTGCTGTTCACGAGCCGCGGCAAGCTCGTGATCCGCAACGCGCGCTACGCGGACGACGAGCGGCCGGCCGATCCGGAGTGCGGGTGCTACGCCTGCCGGACGTTCACCCGCGCCTACCTCCGCCACCTGTTCAAGGCCGGCGAGATCCTGGCGCTCCGCGCGAACACCCTGCACAACCTGCACTTCTACCTGTCGCTCATGGCCGACGCCCGGCGCGCCATCGAGGAGGGCCGGTTCGCGGCGTTCCGCGCCGAGCGGCTGGCCGCCTGGCGCGCGGACGGCGACGGCTGA
- the yajC gene encoding preprotein translocase subunit YajC: protein MHPVLHAFLSQTADGQAQNPIVAFLPFIAIAVVFYFVFFRPQAKQAKAHQAFVTALKKGDEVVTQSGIIGTVVLVEDRTVTIDVGAGTKLRVLKGQVAGQWKQVEAQPAKAEGKK from the coding sequence ATGCATCCCGTCCTGCACGCCTTCCTGTCGCAGACCGCCGACGGTCAGGCGCAGAACCCCATCGTCGCCTTCCTGCCGTTCATCGCGATCGCGGTGGTCTTCTACTTCGTCTTCTTCCGCCCGCAGGCGAAGCAGGCGAAGGCGCACCAGGCGTTCGTGACCGCCCTGAAGAAGGGCGACGAGGTGGTGACGCAGAGCGGGATCATCGGCACGGTGGTGCTGGTGGAGGACCGCACGGTGACCATCGACGTCGGCGCGGGGACCAAGCTCCGCGTGCTCAAGGGCCAGGTCGCCGGCCAGTGGAAGCAGGTGGAGGCCCAGCCGGCCAAGGCGGAGGGGAAGAAGTAG